CGGATCCGTTTCCTATGACCGATGCCCAGGAAGCTGCTGCAGGTCAGGACATGCACGTCTATCTCACTGCCCGTATTCAACGCAAAAAGCGGCCTTCCCTGGCCTTATTTGCCTCGCTGGCGGCCGCATGCCTGTTGGGTACCTTTTTGTATATAAACTGGTCTAAAAAGCCGGAAAATACAAATCTCGTCGCTAACATTCCCGCTGCTGCCAGCGAGAACCGTTTCATTTACCTGCCCGATAGCAGCAAGGTTGTTTTGCACCCGGGCAGTAAAATAGACTACCAGCAAAATGGCAGCAACCGCGTTGTTACACTGGAAGGCGAAGCCTATTTTGACATCGCCTCCCACCCTGCACAACCATTCATTATTCATACCGGCCGGGTATCTACTACCGTATTAGGTACCTCTCTCAATATAAAAACATGGAGCACTGACAGTGTCTCTGTTTCTGTCATTAGTGGTAAGGTGCAGGTCACTGACGCCAGGCAGCAGAAAACCATCCTGACGCCCAATCAGCAGGTGGTTTATAATCAACACACCAACAACATTCAGCAGGTCAAAATCATCCCCGCATCGGTTATCGCATGGGCAAAATCAGATATGCAGTTCCAGGACATGCCTTACGGACAACTGGCAGAAAGACTGGACAGAAGGTATGATGTGAACATTGTATTCAAAAATCCGGCACTACAGCATTGTCCTATTACAGGTCGGTTCTCCGGTACAGAATCATTGAACGAGGTATTGGATATCCTCTCACAAACAATGGGGACTACGTATACAATCAACGGACGGACGGTAGAACTGGACGGCACCGCTTGTTTTAATCAGATCAACTAAAATCAAAACTTAAAAATGACAAAAATCAACCAGCATTAAAAAAACGTAAACACACAAAAAAACTCCTCAGGCCCTTGGAAAGCAGAGAGGAGTTTCACGTAAAAACAATTGATCATTTAAACGTCTTCAAATTTATGCCAAAAGTTCAGCTTTTGCAAGAGGGGATCGTGCACCCATTGCCAAAAGAAAAAACGCAACCAATTTTATTGTTTATCATGAGAGTCAGCGTGTGTGTATGCTTATTTTTTGTCATGTGCTTCAACCTTTTTGCATCTAAACATGCAGCCGGTCAAAGCATCCGGGAAACGATGATCAGTTTCGAGGTGCATGATGCAAACCTGAAGGCTAGCCTGGAAAAACTGCAGGAACAATCAGGTTTCAGCATTTTCTATTCTTCCACTTTACTGAATAAGGACAGGAAGATTACGATCAGTAATGGTACCCGCTCTGTGGCACAGATCCTGGATCTGATCCTGAACGGTACAAACCTCGTTTATGTAGACAAGGGTGCCAAGATCATACTGCAGGAAAAGAAAATGATTGCTGCCGCAAGAGATACCGCAGCGCCACAGCCGGCCGTTGTGAGCGGTATTGTAAAAGATGAAACCGGCGAACCGATTCCCGGGGCCACTATTCGTGTAAAGAACGCTAACAAATATACGGCTGCTGACCAGTATGGTCATTACTCTATTGCAGCTGATGATAACAGTGTGCTGATCTTCAGTATCGTGGGGTATGCCACGCTGGAAGTACCTGTCAAGGGCAGGCGCTCTTTCCCCGTAACAATGGTACGCAGTTTCAGTAGTCTGAACGAAGTACAGGTACTGGGTTATAGCGCTACTACCAAAAGGAACAATACCGGTGCGGTAAGTTCTATCAAAGCAGACCAGATTGCTGTGCAGACCGTGTCCAACCCGCTTACTGCCCTGCAGGGTCACGTAGCAGGTATGGAGATCACGCAGGACAATGGTTTGCCTGGTGGCGGTGTTCGTGTGCGCATTCGCGGTAATGCCAGCATCCTGAGTGGCTACCTGCCTTTGTATGTGGTAGATGGTGTGCCTTTCACTTTGTTCAATGGTAGTATACCCGCTTCTGATGCCCTCAATAGTTATGGTATCAGTGGCGCAAGTGGAAGCCTGAGCCCTTTCAGCATGATCGCCCCCGAAGATATCGAAAGGATCGATGTACTGAAAGATGCGGATGCAACCGCCATCTATGGTTCCAAAGGTGCGAATGGTGTAGTACTGATCACTACCAAGAAAGGGAGTCATGGCAATACCAGGATCAGTGCAAACGTAAGTCATGGTATTGGCCAGGTAAGCCGCTTCATCCCTATGCTGAATACGGAACAATACCTGGGCATGCGTAAAGAAGCCATTACCAATGCAGGTACTACACCGGGTGCGACTGATTATGACCTGACCAAATGGGACCAGACGGCCTATACCGACTGGCAGAAATGGGCTATCGGTGGTAAAGCAAAAAACACCAGTGCCATGGCCTCCATTTCAGGTGGTAATGCACAGAATACTTTCCTCTACTCTACCTCCTACCGTAAAGAAGGTACAGTATTCCCGGGTGAGAACAATACCATCACTTTCTCCAACAGGATCAATGCCAGTCATAGTAGTAAGGACAACAGGTTCAACATCTCTCTTTCCGCCAATTATACTTACATGAAGAGTGACATGCCTAAAACAGACCTGTCATCCGTGTACAACCTGCCACCAAACTACAATCCATACAATGCTGATGGCACCTTCAAC
This window of the Chitinophaga sancti genome carries:
- a CDS encoding FecR family protein; its protein translation is MDRNRLDLLIQKYIDRTATPAEEEALNSWYRDFSGEADPFPMTDAQEAAAGQDMHVYLTARIQRKKRPSLALFASLAAACLLGTFLYINWSKKPENTNLVANIPAAASENRFIYLPDSSKVVLHPGSKIDYQQNGSNRVVTLEGEAYFDIASHPAQPFIIHTGRVSTTVLGTSLNIKTWSTDSVSVSVISGKVQVTDARQQKTILTPNQQVVYNQHTNNIQQVKIIPASVIAWAKSDMQFQDMPYGQLAERLDRRYDVNIVFKNPALQHCPITGRFSGTESLNEVLDILSQTMGTTYTINGRTVELDGTACFNQIN